The following DNA comes from Rhodoligotrophos appendicifer.
TCAACGGATCATCGGGCGGTCGATGGTGCTCTTGGCGCCGAGTTGCTGCAGGCGATCAAGAGCCTGATCGAAGAACCGGCGATGATGCTGGTCTAGGAGCATCCCATGGCTGACACCTCCTTTGACGTGATCATCATCGGCTCGGGCCCCGGCGGTTATGTGACCGCCATCCGCTCGGCCCAGCTCGGCTTCAAGACAGCCGTCGTCGAAGAGAAGGAGCTCGGCGGCATCTGCCTGAACTGGGGCTGCATCCCGACCAAAGCCCTGCTGCGCTCGGCGGAGATCTATCATTATCTGCAGCATCCCAGCGACTACGGACTATCGGCGGAGAATGTGCGCTTTGATACGGCCGCCGTGGTGAAACGTTCCCGCAACGTGGCGGCACAGCTTAGCCGCGGCGTCGCCTTCCTGATGAAAAAGAACAAGATCACCGTGATCGACGGCCGCGGTCGTCTCAAGGGGGCAGGGACGGTGGCGGTGACAAAGGACGGCAAGCCGGTTGGCGATTACAAGGCCAAGCATATCATCTTGGCGACGGGCGCACGGCCACGCGCATTGCCCGGGATGGAACCCGACAAGGCGCTGATCTGGACCTATTTCGAGGCCATGGTGCCGGAAAAAATGCCGGCAAAACTGCTGGTCATCGGTTCAGGCGCCATCGGTATCGAATTCGCTTCATTCTACCGGACGATGGGTTCGGACGTCACGGTCGTTGAGGTGCTCCCGCAGATCCTGCCGGTTGAAGATGCGGAGATTGCTGCACATGCCCGTAAACGCTTCGAGAAGCAGGGCATCAAGATCATTACAGGCGCCAAGGTCACAAGCCTGAAAAAGGCTGCCGACAGCGTGACCGCGATGATCGACGATGGCAAGTCAAGCCAGGAAATCACCGCCGATCGTGTCATTTCAGCGGTTGGCGTAGTGGGCAATGTGGAGGATCTTGGACTCGAGAGCACGAAGGTGAAGATCGAACGCGGCCTCATCATCGCTGACGCGTTCGGCCGGACTGCAGAACGGGGCATCTATGCGATTGGCGACGTCTCTGGAACCCCGATGCTGGCGCACAAGGCGGAGCATGAGGGCGTGGTCTGTATCGAGCAGATTGCCGGCCTTCAGCCACATCCTCTCGACAAACTGAAAATACCGGGCTGCACCTACAGCCAGCCGCAGATCGCCTCGGTCGGCCTGACGGAAGCGCGAGCCAAAGAGGCGGGGCATGACGTCCGGGTTGGACGCTTCCCCTTCATCGGCAATGGCAAGGCCATTGCACTGGGCGAACCGGAGGGCATGGTCAAGACCATCTTCGACAAGAAGACAGGCCAGCTCCTGGGCGCCCATATGGTGGGGGCCGAGGTGACTGAACTGATCCAGGGATTCGTCATCGCCATGAACCTCGAGACGACGGAAGAGGAGCTGATGCATAGTGTGTTCCCCCATCCTACCCTGTCTGAAATGATGCATGAGTCGGTGCTTGACGCTTATGGACGCGTCATCCACATGTGAACGGCGTTGCGGGCCGTTCCGCGTCTGACTGTCGGAGGATGATCATGGAAGGTGTGGGTTGGATCAGCTGGATCATCATCGGACTGATCGCAGGGTGGATCGCAGAGAAGGTCACCAGCCGGGATCACGGGCTGCTGACAAATCTCGTGGTAGGCCTGATCGGCGGCGTGATCGGTGGCTGGTTGTCAACGAAGCTCGGGCTCCAGGTTGCACCGGGTTTTTGGGGATCACTGCTGGTTGCGACGGCGGGAGCCATCATCCTCCTGTTCATCGTCGGGATTTTCCGGCGTCGATAAAGCGAAGCGACCGAATTAATGGTCAATCTCATCGACACGATCGACAAACGTACGGTCCGGCATCCCGAAAAGGCGCACAGGCCCGATAGTCCAGTGCTGAAGAAGCCTGACTGGATCCGTGTGCGCGCGCCGGGCTCGGCCGTCTATAACGAGACTCGGCAGATCGTTCGTGAAAACAAGCTCGTCACGGTCTGCGAGGAGGCAGGTTGTCCCAATATCGGCGAGTGCTGGTCGAAGAAGCACGCGACCTTCATGATCATGGGCGAGATCTGCACGCGGGCCTGCGCCTTCTGCAACGTGCGAACCGGGTTGCCGCTGGCCCTTGACCCCCACGAGCCCCAAAGCGTCGCAGCCGCTGTTGGGAAGCTCGGCCTTGCCCACGTGGTCATCACCTCCGTCGACCGTGACGATCTCGATGATGGCGGCGCTCAGCATTTCGCCGCCGTGGTGGAGGCAATTCGAACGCTGAACCCGCTGACCACGATAGAGATCCTGACGCCCGACTTTCTACGCAAAGAGGGCGCCCTGAGGGTTGTGGTGGAAAGCGGCCCCGACGTGTTCAATCACAATCTCGAGACCGTCCCTTCGCATTATCTGAAAGTGCGGCCTGGGGCGCGCTATTTCCACTCCTTGCGGCTGCTTCAGCAAGTGAAAGAACTTGATCCCTCCATGTTCACAAAATCGGGGATCATGGTCGGGCTGGGCGAAACGCGGGAAGAAGTGCTGCAGGTGATGGACGACATGCGGGCCGCACAGATCGACTTCATCACGATCGGGCAGTATCTGCAGCCAACGCGGAAGCATATCGCGGTCGATCGCTTCGTCACCCCCGACGAGTTCAAGGCCTATGAGCAGATTGCCTATGCCAAAGGTTTTCTGATGGTCTCCTCAAGCCCGCTGACGCGCTCTTCGCATCATGCCGGAGACGATTTCGCGCGGTTGAGGGCGGCGCGTCAGGCAAAGCTGGCTGCCGCTTCGGCGGTGGGCTAGATCATGCGCGATTTTAAAACCAGTTACCGCATGCCTTATTCCGCGGAGGAAATGTTCGCTTTAGCCGCAGACATCCAACGCTATCCCGAATTCGTGCCACTGTGCGAAAAGGCAATCATCCACGGGCGTAAGCCACTGCCATCAAATCGCGAAAGCGTCGATGCTTCGCTCATCGTGGGATATGAAAAGCTCCACCTTCATGAAACGTTCCGGAGCGACGTTACCCTGGATCCGGAGCACCTTCACATCACGTCGATCTCGACGACGGGACCCGTTAAGCAACTGCAGGCGGACTGGACCTTCGTGCCTCTCGGGGACATGGCCTCGCGCATCGATTTTAAAGTCGCCTATCAAATGCGGTCGATGCCGCTACAGATCCTGATGTCGGTCATGTTCGACAAGGCCTTCGGCAAAATCGCGCATGCCTTCAAGACCCGCGCAGACGCGGTTTATGGACAGAGTGCACCCGAAACGGCAAAAGCTTAGACGCTATCCGGCCGACGTTTGCGCAAGACAAAACACACTTTATTGGAAAACAGTTCATTCTCCGGATAGGCTTTGAGCTCGCGAGCAAGTTCGGGCGAGAGGTAGGCGCGTCCGAGATCAGGCTCGAGGGCGCGGTCTTCGAGAATGTCGAATTTGTGCGAGAACACCTCACGAAATTCCCGACGGGACAGTCTGTTCAGAACCGTGTCGGCCAGTGGAGTCGATCGACGCAGATGCTGCCAAGCGGCCCCAGGATCGGGTGTACCCCGTCTCACCTCGTCATCATACCATTCCGGATCGTGACTGCCGGTGATGCCTGTAAAAATCAGAGGCTTGATAATGGCGATACCGTGATCGGCGAGGTTTTCTGCCATGCGCAGGAGGACCCTTTCCAATTGCGGCCGCGGGATATGCTCGAACACGTCCTCCGAATAAATGACATCAAACTCGCCTGTCGTCCTCGCCCAAGTCTCCGGCAGGGCGGCGTCTCCGACGAGCATGCGGGACCAGGGAAATTCAAACGTCGTCTGAAAACTCCGCTCCCAGGCCAAAATGAAATCGCGCCAGATGGATCTATCGAACAGAGCACTTCTTACCGCCGTCTTCGCTGCCCGGACCGCTCCATTGGTTCTCGCGATGTCCATGAGCCGTGAGGTCCCCGGCCGATATTGCGGAAGCTCAAGGTCAAGACCCCGAACATCCATTCTAGCGCCATGCATCCACAGCAAACGGAAGGGAAACTGGCCAAAGCCGACTTCCAGGACGCGGGATGTTGTCAGGTCCACCCCATAGCGGCTGGCGAGGCGCCGGTCGTCTTCCAGCTCCCGATCCGCACGAGCAGAATCGAAATTGCGCCGGTACCCCGATCCATAGAGCTTGAGAAGCTTCCAGAGGTAAAAAGCGCGTCTCGCCGGCCCGATCTCCGAGGAGGAAGACGCCGTTTGCGGATCGTTGTGCATGGTTCCGAGCTGCCCCCAACCGGTTCCGATACGCAAGTGTAGAGGAAGACGGTGACGGTAGGCTAGCCCCGTTCGGCAAAGACCTTGAATGGATCTTCCGCGCCTGGTTCGAAGTCAAAATATCGCAGAGCTTTGCACATATGCGCCGGAGGCTCAGCGATCAGGCGGAGCCCGCCGCGGCGGGGATGGGGTAAAGTAAGTCCCCGGGCATGAAGATGGAGAACTGGATCCAGATCGTCCGAAATAAAGGCGTCTTCGCCGCCATATTTACGGTCGCCAAGGATGGGATGACCAATCGCGGCCATGTGGGCCCGCAATTGATGAGTGCGCCCCGTGCGAGGGCTCAAGGCGACGAAAGCCGCTCTTTGTCCGGCGTGCGCGAGGACTGTGTAGTCGGTAACCGCGTTCTGGGCCTCTTCATCCTCGGGATCAGACACCTCGACACGCTGGTCACCGGCGCGTCCGGCTTTTTTCAATGCCGCGTCGATCGTTCCCGAATGGGGTCGGGGCACGCCGCGGACGAAGGCCCAATAGACTTTAAGGGCCTCCCTCGATTTGAAGCTGCGGCCCAGAGCAGCAGCAGCTGTTCGGTTGCGGGCGAGGAGAAGGATACCACTGGTGTCGCGGTCGAGCCGATGAACGAGCCGGGGCCGTTCCTCGGCATCGAAAACCAGTGCGTCCAGCATGCCATCGATGTGTCGCTCAGTCTTCGTGCCACCCTGGACGGCAAGGCCCGAGGGCTTGTTCAGGGCCAGCACCTCAGGGTCGCGATGGATGACCAGCGATTGGAGCAGGCGTATGTCCTCGGGGCGGATCTTCGGTGAAGCCTTATTGGCCGGGGCTTGGGTCAGCGGAGGAACCCGCACCGCTTGGCCCTTCGCAATCCGATCGGCCGCCTTCGCGCGGCTGCCATCAAGGCGCACCTGACCCTTTCGCAGAAGCTTCTCCAAAGCGCCATGGTTGAGCTCCGGGTAATGCGCCTTGAACCAGCGGTCCAGACGCATTCCGTCCTCGTCACTCGAAACGGTGATAATAGCTACTCCGCTCATGCCGTTCGTCCCGGTCCCTTGCTACGCGTCCGCTTTGCCGTCTGCCTGGCGGGTTTGCCTGAGCTTCGCCCAATAATCGAGCCTCTTGCGGATCTCGCGCTCGAAACCGCGCTCAGGGGGCTCGTAATACTTCTGACGGCCCATGCCGTCGGGAAAATAGTCCTGGCCCGAGAAGGCGTCAGGTGCATCATGGTCGTA
Coding sequences within:
- a CDS encoding RluA family pseudouridine synthase codes for the protein MSGVAIITVSSDEDGMRLDRWFKAHYPELNHGALEKLLRKGQVRLDGSRAKAADRIAKGQAVRVPPLTQAPANKASPKIRPEDIRLLQSLVIHRDPEVLALNKPSGLAVQGGTKTERHIDGMLDALVFDAEERPRLVHRLDRDTSGILLLARNRTAAAALGRSFKSREALKVYWAFVRGVPRPHSGTIDAALKKAGRAGDQRVEVSDPEDEEAQNAVTDYTVLAHAGQRAAFVALSPRTGRTHQLRAHMAAIGHPILGDRKYGGEDAFISDDLDPVLHLHARGLTLPHPRRGGLRLIAEPPAHMCKALRYFDFEPGAEDPFKVFAERG
- the lipA gene encoding lipoyl synthase, whose translation is MVNLIDTIDKRTVRHPEKAHRPDSPVLKKPDWIRVRAPGSAVYNETRQIVRENKLVTVCEEAGCPNIGECWSKKHATFMIMGEICTRACAFCNVRTGLPLALDPHEPQSVAAAVGKLGLAHVVITSVDRDDLDDGGAQHFAAVVEAIRTLNPLTTIEILTPDFLRKEGALRVVVESGPDVFNHNLETVPSHYLKVRPGARYFHSLRLLQQVKELDPSMFTKSGIMVGLGETREEVLQVMDDMRAAQIDFITIGQYLQPTRKHIAVDRFVTPDEFKAYEQIAYAKGFLMVSSSPLTRSSHHAGDDFARLRAARQAKLAAASAVG
- a CDS encoding GlsB/YeaQ/YmgE family stress response membrane protein, with translation MEGVGWISWIIIGLIAGWIAEKVTSRDHGLLTNLVVGLIGGVIGGWLSTKLGLQVAPGFWGSLLVATAGAIILLFIVGIFRRR
- the lpdA gene encoding dihydrolipoyl dehydrogenase: MADTSFDVIIIGSGPGGYVTAIRSAQLGFKTAVVEEKELGGICLNWGCIPTKALLRSAEIYHYLQHPSDYGLSAENVRFDTAAVVKRSRNVAAQLSRGVAFLMKKNKITVIDGRGRLKGAGTVAVTKDGKPVGDYKAKHIILATGARPRALPGMEPDKALIWTYFEAMVPEKMPAKLLVIGSGAIGIEFASFYRTMGSDVTVVEVLPQILPVEDAEIAAHARKRFEKQGIKIITGAKVTSLKKAADSVTAMIDDGKSSQEITADRVISAVGVVGNVEDLGLESTKVKIERGLIIADAFGRTAERGIYAIGDVSGTPMLAHKAEHEGVVCIEQIAGLQPHPLDKLKIPGCTYSQPQIASVGLTEARAKEAGHDVRVGRFPFIGNGKAIALGEPEGMVKTIFDKKTGQLLGAHMVGAEVTELIQGFVIAMNLETTEEELMHSVFPHPTLSEMMHESVLDAYGRVIHM
- a CDS encoding class I SAM-dependent methyltransferase; this translates as MHNDPQTASSSSEIGPARRAFYLWKLLKLYGSGYRRNFDSARADRELEDDRRLASRYGVDLTTSRVLEVGFGQFPFRLLWMHGARMDVRGLDLELPQYRPGTSRLMDIARTNGAVRAAKTAVRSALFDRSIWRDFILAWERSFQTTFEFPWSRMLVGDAALPETWARTTGEFDVIYSEDVFEHIPRPQLERVLLRMAENLADHGIAIIKPLIFTGITGSHDPEWYDDEVRRGTPDPGAAWQHLRRSTPLADTVLNRLSRREFREVFSHKFDILEDRALEPDLGRAYLSPELARELKAYPENELFSNKVCFVLRKRRPDSV
- a CDS encoding type II toxin-antitoxin system RatA family toxin; the encoded protein is MRDFKTSYRMPYSAEEMFALAADIQRYPEFVPLCEKAIIHGRKPLPSNRESVDASLIVGYEKLHLHETFRSDVTLDPEHLHITSISTTGPVKQLQADWTFVPLGDMASRIDFKVAYQMRSMPLQILMSVMFDKAFGKIAHAFKTRADAVYGQSAPETAKA